In the genome of Xiphias gladius isolate SHS-SW01 ecotype Sanya breed wild chromosome 18, ASM1685928v1, whole genome shotgun sequence, the window CTTCCTTGCTTTTCCTTTGTAGTGGCTGCAGAGCCAACGCGCTATCATCTTCATTATTCTACCGAgcaacagagaggagggggctCATCGAGGTCCGTCTGTCTGTGGCTGCAGGTGAGCCTGTATGTCGAAGACATACAGCGGCagtgctttgtgtgtctgttttttgtttggccCTTCACACATCCGTGAAGCTTGGATCGAGTATCAGATCAGTCGTGTAGGCGTGTTAGAGAGAAATagattgagaaagagagattggTGTGTTCTGGTTCTTTCTCAGTGGTTTTccatttcatctctctctctctctctcactctcctttcACCTGCTTCCCTCCCCTCCACTTTCTGGTCCGAACCAGGTAAGTGGACCGGACTTCCTCCTGGGCACAAGCCCGAGTCTAAACCATCCCAGAATGCTTTACGTTTGAGGTCCCTGGTCTGCCAGATGCTGCCGTGCTTCCCTGGACCCTCATCTTGATCCAGTCAAAAACAaggtagagacagacaaacaacacGGAAAGCATACTGTGCCTACTACTAATTCGGTGATCAGCGTAATGGAGACCAATGAGCCattgttaaaaaacacaattgttCTATCAACCGAGACTTAAGACGGCAATACCTCTAATAGACTTTCTCCTCAGAGTCCTCTCCCAGATCTTTAAGTCAGCTTTCCCAACTGAAGGAAGGAAGCAGCGTAACAGTCTATTGTGATTAAATGTCATGCATATTTGTGTCATGTTATTGTGGGTGTTTGATTAATGAACAATTCACATCTGTGAACAGAGCATTCAACAGATTACTCACGTTCGAGTATTCCATGAGAGATGTCTGTTTTTCGATGCTTCTGAGTACCACTCCTGAACTTCTACATCAGGTGATCGGTGGTAAAGTGAAGTACCGTATGACAAATGGATGTCAAACTGTTAATACTTAATAGTGATCAGTTAAATGTCGACCAGCACTTGTAATTCATCTCAAAATGTGGATTTAATTTATGCGAAAATGTGCTTAGTCTACGAGCATCCCAACTTGTTTAAATGTCTGCCCTCAACTTCCATAACACATTTTGTCTCCTTGAAGATATTCATGCTAAACATCGACTCCTAAATTCGGTCTGTCCCTCAGGTTACTGCCGTATCAGCAGCTGcttcacatgtacagtatctttTTTAGGCTCTTTGTTATCAGGCTACATGTGTATCTGCCGCTGCATCTGAACCAGTCTTTTGTTCTCTCAAATCTTTGCGTTTCAGTTACTCTAACTGAAATGATTCTTGAATCCCCTACAGGGATTCCTGCTCGTACCACATCCGCCATAATGGAGAATGACCACTTTTTGGTCACCAAGTGCTAATTTTCCTAGTtcttttccactgttttctaaTATTAGCTTTGTTTTCACCTATTTCATAGATTCAAGGGGGTTTTCACGCCACAAGAGGGAGTCGGTTGTCAGAAGTGCCCCCCTTGGAAGCTGGTTTCAGATGGTGGCTTAGAGTATTGTCACCTATCTAGCAccatttgaaatcagtgttctTGGGGTGGGAAGTGTGTTTGACTGAACAGCAACAGGCAGCAGCCAAGTGTCCCGAGAGGTGTCCAGTGATTGAGGTAAAAGGAAAAACGTCACCTGGAAGGTATGACTCCCAGAAGTGCCGCTCAGTGGGCGACAAACCACCGGCCCACTGATGTTTTGACAGCTCAAGCTCTTTGTCCTCTCTCCAAGGTTGACCGATTTCTTTTGGTGTTCagagtctgtttttgtttctagCACCATTTGAAATCGGTTACAGTGAAGGACAGATCTCGTCTTACCTTGAGGAGGATTTTGCAActaggctgttttttttattttttattttactgactGTGCATTGACCGTAGTGAAATTTTGTCACATTACCGCTTTAAGTCAAGAAAGAAAACCTTTGAGAATGGAGTTCTCCACCCAGGATCTCATTGATATCTAGATTGATTTTTGCATTGGAGGAAGAAGTATTctgatcctttacttaagtaaaagtaacagtaccacaatgtaaaaatactcaatacaCAAAGACTAAAGTCCTGCATTTTAAAGTCAGTAAAAAAATCTAAGTATTAATAgcaaaatgtattgttttgcaTGTAGCATCCGCAAAGATAGACATCCCTTATGTTTCTCTACATCTACAAATAACAGTAAAATCAAGTGTCCAgtcaaaagtacagtatttgtatctgaaatgtagtgatgtAAGTATAGAGaaagatcaaattaaaattgtaCTAAGGTACTGTATTCAAGTAAGTGTATTTTTGACTTATGACATTCCACCACATGATGCTTGTCTGCCAACTAGATCAAGGGATCATTTGAACaattttccagtctctgttAAATTAACTAGGTGGCACTGAAATATTGCATCAGAGGAATTATTTTTTCGATTAGTCTGCGTGCCCACAGGTGGTAtttcagttacatttacagtagCTATTGAGTGTTTCTATTTCAATTATCATTGTTAAAAGATGTTTTCTTGAAACTTGCTTAAAATATCTGGGACATCAGGggctttgaattaaaaaaaaactgtaatcaaTCACGTCCACAACTATTCATTTTAACATCTATAAGCCTTTTAAGTGAATATTTATTCTATTGCTTCACATTAGATTTATAGTAAACAGTGCTGATTAAGGCTGCATTTTTATAggagctttttgttttgtgtttatttttctgtatactgtatgtcagatGGATTGGCTGTAAcgtgaataaaataaaactggataTGGAATTAAATGTGATACAGTAGTTTTCATATATTTGTTGAATATCAAGAGCACATCCAGttgtctgcttttctctgtaCCTCATTATAGGCTCTTTTCTTACTCACTGCATTGGAACATGCATGATATACAAAATGATATATGTAACAACAGAATATATACGAAGGCACTGACAAGTATTTTATTAAGTGAGTTGAGTTTCATTTGCTTGAGAGCAAATTCCTAAATGTTGTTCAAATGAGCTTTAGTCATGATAAGCAAAGGTTGTGTACACAGTGTATCTGCACATTCAAGTATATGATGAACACAGTGGTGAGTCTTGTcttctcagttttatttcatcGATTATAAAAAAGGTAGTGCAAATATGAAGGCAGTTTTATTCCTGGCTCACGATAAATACAAAAACTAATGTTCtgacacacattttattttaagataaatAGCCAAGCAAGTGCAACATGTTCAGATCAGTCTATACTTCATATAACCACTGACACAATACCTGTGTCTACTGATCTTAAAATATTTCCCCGTTTTCAGGGTAGTGTGGGGTCAACAAATATTAAATTGAAATTGACACTCTGAAAGACaaacctgcaaaacaaataatttaaagtggagaagaaaaaaaaaaaagatttctatTTCTGTCAGGGAAAATTATTTAACTGAATTTGGTAAGGTGccaacattaaatattaattactTAGTATAAACCTTAAACTAAGGTGGGCCCATAATTAAGCCTTCACTGACTGACACCAACAAAGTAGATTGATATGCAATTCACAGGCAAACAATTCACACGAGCTAAAAAACACAGCTATTTGCATTAAGGCATATGACACGTCTTATTTCAGGCACTATGCTAGGGACTGTTTTTACAGATCCCACTCTTCTCTGTGTAATGGTGGAAGTTGAATTTACAAGACTGGAGGACTGGCTTATCGGTTAGGAGCCTGTGTGTCATACATACAAGATTTTTCCGGGGAATCAACAAGTTCCGTTACAGCTACACAAATGCTGTAATATCTGATATAAATCAACAGCTACAGATGTGTCCAGTGTGATTTTAAACATCAAGctaaacttttgttttaaaaacaaaaactaatccCAACTGCTGCATTTAAAAGGTCAACCATGCAAGCGTTCTTTATCGATAATGCTTATTTCAAGCCATTGGTGTAGCTGAAGCTATAATGGTCTGTGTGAGTTGTGGTCTGACCTAGAGTGTATTAGGTGGAGCTTAAGCTTCTCTGATAAACATGAAATCTCATTCCCTCGTAATTAAAGAACCGAACAACCATTTGGATGTTGCAAAGGATGGTATCCTACAACACCGCTGGATGGAATTTTATACAACAGGAAGGAGTAGTTAAGGGTGGTCTATCAAAGTTGCTCCTTGAAGCATAAACTACGGATTGAGAAGAATTTGCTGAGGTTTCTGAATCTCAGATCAGCATTCAGAAACTGATTTTTGCAGGGTCTCACAAGCCTGTGCCATCCACATGCACTTGGAGAGCGTAGTACATTCTAACTTTTCCAGTGGCATTCCTCAAATGATTTTCACATCCAGCAGTATTGGACCAGCAGGACTGCGGTGCTTACTgcagggaaaaggaggaggaaagaaaactaGTGTAAATGAGACGTTTttagatgaaataaaaagccCTAACAGCCctgtgaaagaagaaaaaaaattaataaacattatTTGTGAAGCTTTTAAAGAGAAGTAGCCAAGGCAGTTGTCCAACTGTCCAACCAAGAGGTTAGGCCGGCAGCCCAGGATAATGTGGAAGAGGGAATAAAAACAGTCACCTTGAAcattaatacaataatacagCATAGCATCGAAACGCAGAATGAAATCATATGCAATGATCTGCCTTCAGAATAACATACTGTTCTTGCATATCTCATCATTATCTATTCATCTGGCATACATGAGTTCAAGTGTGCTTAGTGGTCCATCTTCTTACCGAGAGTGGTACTCCCTCTCCATGTTTTGTAGCCTCATTGACAGGATAGCCTCTCTGAGAGCTGTAACCCAATAATGACTGGTCAACATTACTGCTTATGTATGACCCAGCAGGTGGGAGGCTGGGAGAATTTGAGCAAGTCTAGAGAAACACCATCTTCACCCACAAGACCATAGACCACCCTTCTACAAAAGAATgccacatgtaaaaaaaacgCACACAGCCCTGTCTGCTGCTACCCAAATACCTCTCACAGCTGAAATTTCCAAATTTGTGTGGGTGGACAGTTTGAGATGCAAAATACTACCCGTTCATTTCTGATAGCAGAAATCAACGGGTCACCACAGCATCATCAAGGACGCAGTCATTATTGCATGTGGAGTTTGTTGTTACACTCCAACAAAAGTCCAAATAGCTGTTTTATATTCCTATCATTGGACCCTGTTTaccaaaaatttaaatgatattactgagggaaaaaaacaaaacaaaacattaaaaaagtattCACATGGTACATGTGGTCttcaccttgttttttttttttttaattaaaaaaatgtgaagggCCTTTTCTGCATATATGGCTAAAAAACAccaccaaaatgtcaaatgttttaatCCTACTTCAATGACGATCTTATGGAGCCAAATTCAGCCAAAAGGGCCTCAAGTTGTGAAGTTTAGATGCATAGTTAAGTTTCAAAACATTGTAAAAAGTTGTGCGACCAGAATCAGTAATTGTGATACTCTCTTGTACAGCGAGTTAGGCGTTGCACACAAATAACTCTGCCCCAACAGGAAACAAAAGGCGTTTCCTCAGAAAGATTTCCAGAAATGTGTTGTAAAAGCAACCACTAAGTTCTAAGTTTCCTTTTTGGTCATCTAAATGTGTGACATCCATGGAAACAGAATAAGAGCCAATAAACACAACCAagtattaatatttataaaacGTATGCATAAAGGAAtagaaagaaatcaaataacGAAACCCCTTAATACTTAAACCTGCTTTATCATCTACATGTTGCATTTGGCAGACCTGcacatttgaatgtgtttgtcaaCAGATAATTAAAACTCCTATAAAAGGCACTTGGGGCAGAGCTCTCGGTACCGAGTGCCCGACAGCTCTGTGCAGGAGAGTACTTTTAGGGGTTGTTACAATGCCCCCTTATGACAACGTTGACACTGTGGTAGAGCAAAACCTTAGCCAAAGAGCCTTACAAATGCATGCAACTTCAAATTGCAAtacctgacagacagaaagcttAGACAGTGTGAAAATGCTGGCCAAATACAAAGCACGGACACACATACGAAAGGTTGGAGAAGCCAAGGAAGACAACGAGCAGTGTTACTGGTTGGTCTGAGATACAAACGACAACATGGAGAAGCCATTTCAAGGGTTAGTCTGCACAGTTGAATAAAGCAACATTTTacccttgttttttcctgaaGAATGCCGGAACTCCAAAGTAATAGCATCCAAAACAAGTGAGGATGGCACCAATACCAATGATAGCTACTTTGATGGGACAAAAATGGAGATGTTGAAGATGGTAATGATAAAAAGGATGATCGGCCGTGAGACCAACAAATGTATTGCCACTGAAGTGCCTGACACCGTCCTGACATGAAAAAAGTTAAACTGGTAATGCCAAAAGACTTTTCTTTTATGAAATTACTGAAACAAAACTATTGCAACTCATTAATGATTATGTAAACCTTGCATGCACATTCTAAAGCAAAACGGATATtatatacaaaaaaacacaaagcacagttAAGTGACAAAGTCACACAACCAGCTGTTACTGCATGAGTATATTCTAATGGCTGAATGGATCACTTTGTTCTTATTTGTTAACCCAAATACGAACATGATGCCCTCTGAAGAATTCCATAGTCTACTGTAATATAAACACGCTGTTCTTCTGAGGTCAACATGATCATATTTTGGGCCAACATTATCTCTTTACATTCTTGATCTCTGTTCAAGGATGAAAGTTGTAACTTGAAACCTACCCGGAATAGCAATACCCAGCGTCGTAGACAAATTGTTTGTAGAgtctgtaaaaaattaaaaaaagagagagagagagagagagagagagagagagagagagagagagagagagagagagagagagagagagagagagagaaagatgagggcAGGGAAGGGGACCGGAATGAATCTAACATAACACATTACTCTGATGTTTTACCAGGTGTATCCCTTGGGACAGGAGCAGCTGAAGCAGAGAAGTACGGTTAGAACACTAAAAATCAAGTCCATCCTCTGTATCTTACGCTGACATATCATCTAGGGCTGAGTaatgttttgagaaaatgttGTTGAGGTATAGAACATTATGTTGTGATCAGTTGTTTAGCACTGGCTAGTGTGTTGCAACTGCTGTAATTAAGGGTGCTttacatacacagtattttgaGAAATTTCTATGTTCTGTGTTAAATCTGTATAAATGCAACACGGTATCATtagaaaatcttaaaaaaaaaaaaaaaaaaaagtgtactaGTGGTTCATGTGATGTGATATTAAATGTTACAtcatttcaaagtgttttgaaaCCAGTCAGAATAGTGTGTTAGCCAGCCAACTGGACTTTGTTACGCTGTAAATTGCACTCTCCTGCAAGGTCAAAACTGCAAAACTTTGCTCAGCCCAACTACGAACAGATGCACAAAAACATTGGTGTTACCGACAGATTTCTAGGTAAACCAAAATGATGTAATTATTATAAATGAGAAGTGGGCAATATTGACAAAAATCCGCCTTCAGGGTGTATGTAAATTTCTACTGATATACAGACTATATGATATATCATAGTATAGTATCATTttaaggagagagaaaaaaaaaaaaaaaatcaagcaggACACAGTTTATGGATTAAAAAACCAGATGGGAATGTCGTTTTGACGAATCTAATGAATTCAATATCTTACAAATCaaggtacagtacagtaattcATCACAgtcatgcaggaaaaaaaaaaaaatatatagaaatgtaGTATTTGTATTAAACGGTCGTGGTCATTGTAAACAGCTACAACCTCTCACCAATAGCCATAGCGCCCAAGTCTGTGTTACCTACGAGCAAGTAATATGAGCAGTATATAAAAGCTTGTTTATACTTCTTACATACCATCACTGAGATCATTCAACTGTCATTCCTTGTCACAATGACAGCATTTTGATTCCAGATATAATCAGTAATTTTGACACTTTAAATAGTttagggtttttgttttgtttttttaaaccagtcttatggggtttttttggcaaaaaaaacaaaaaaaaaacatggaaatttatttattaacatgAACTCTACCTGTTGGTTTCACGGTtgcagtattagtagtagtggtggtggtggtggtggtggtggtggtggtggtggtgatgggtTTACCTTTTGGATTCTTTGTTGAAGGcacagcagtggtggtggtggtggtggtggtggcttTAGGTGTGGTTGCTAttactggaaaaacaaaggagaaatcAGGACAGTGCCACTGACATCAGGGATTTgctaaaaatcacacacatacagttatTGACTTTAATTATGTTATTGATTCATGATTAAGAGGCTGTAGAAACTACTTCATATCCATttgccccacacacacacacagtattttaaacaGACGAAAATATCCGTACTGCTACAGTAACTTTTTATATCTTTTCGGTAATTTGCAGTTTCTGTTTCCAGTTCATGTTGCTGTTTTATGTTGAAAACTTGTAGTTGTGTGCTAATTCAAATGCACTGCATTGTTCCAGCATTATGTGGGAAGCACATGCATACCTGCATATTAGAAATTTGTTGTGAAGTAATCGGGCCCTCACTCCCTTTCTAAGACTTCTTCCCATAAACAAACGAGGGTAAAATATTGCACAGCAGCATGGTCTCCTCTGAAAGTTATGCTCAAACATTTAGCCAATATTCTTATCATGGTGCTCTAATAAATCCTTAACggttttaaaaatctgccatCATGCTACAGCTTAACAACTTCCACAGAAATACACATCCAACTGTGAGAAATCTTTCATGCACTACAGCCTTGTGGAAAGTCCATAACAAACACACTAACTTTTTCCTTCATATCTAAGGGCATATTTATCTATAatctttttgaaatgtatttggCCAACAAACGATGTGTGGGAGAAGACTTGcatttgatttaatgaaattatCCTGGAGTTTTAAATAGTAGTAGTCATTTCATAACATGAATAAAGGGTACTTTCGAGTGAGAGCGAAAATAACAGTTTTCAAATGGTGGTGTTATAactacttgaaaaaaaaaaaagttatctgaTTTAACTACTCACATTTTGGAATGTAATTATCTGAAATTAGTATAAAATCACATTCAAACGTAACAGGTTAATTAAACTTTACAGATCTAGTGTGGTAATtagtaaaagtagtaattttCATTTACGACTTACATTTACATTGCGGAAGTTCAGGTGaccattttccatttatttcacatgTCATGGTACGGGCTCCTATCATAACGTATCCAGGTCTGCACTTGTATGTCACCGTAGACAAGTATTTATGAGGTTTTCGAGAACCCTCAATCCAGTCAGCATGTTCAATAACAGGATCTTCACATTCAACCACTGCAGGCAGAGAAATTGGAAATTAGCACAGATGTCCAGAATAACCTACTCCATAGTAGGTGAGAGTATCACTCACAGCTGAGATTACATGTTGACAAAGCTGGGACAAATCAATTTGGAACACTTACTGATACAGCTTGGAGGATTAGGCTGGAATGTTCCATCTTCTGAACAAGTTACTGATTTTGATCCATTTAGTACGtaatttttttcacaactgTACTGTACAGCTTCTCTATAATCATAGgactcttctttttttggacTGAAATCACCATTAGCGATTGTGGGTGGCGGATCACAAGTCATCACTACAGGATAAAAATGACATCTATTAGAATGGCAATAgactttttcagaaatattttttgtaatcttTATATCAAAATGAGTTTTTTGTTTAGTCGTGTGCCTtgtattaacacacacagattacCAACCTTCACATGTAGGCAACCTTGACCCCCACCCTTTATCTTCACAAATGATTTGAGACTTGCCAACCAACCTGTAACTAATTAaggtggttaaaaaaaaaaaaaaaaagagttagaCTTCAGACAACAAATTTCAAGAAGGATCTATGTTAGCCCTTGCATTTCACATGACACCACTGAACAGTAAGCAAGTCCTCCTGAATACCCACTTTGACtggaattaattattttttgatcGGGAAACATAACGGGTGCTTGACAATACGCTACTCACGatcacattttataaagtaATTCTCTGAACTTAAACCATCAGAGTTATTGGTTCAGTACTAACCCAGAGTTGCACTGGACCACAAGTTTGTCACCAAACTGAGTCCCTTCAGGATAATCAACGATTCCATTTGAAACGTCTCCAAGAGGGCCACAGTTCtttcctgaaaaaagaaaactctcaTAAAGATTCGATTCCTGCCTTAAAAATGATTGGATAACATTATGCACAAACGACTCAACAGACTGATCACCAGAGATTACCAGTCACTCATCTAGCAGAGCATTCATATGTTGGAAAGAGATTATTTACTAAAGGGGTCCATATCAGAGAAAACTGgttgtgaaatatttcagcttttagtaatgtgaatgtaaaaatcAAGTGCTAATACCCACTCTCGCACTTCAGCAACACTCTACTCCAGTTGCCAGAACTACAAGTAATGGTTGCAGACCCTCCTGCAGACTGGTAGCCAACAGTACAGACTACATTAAGTGATGTCCCATCAGAGAATGTTTCTTTAACAATGTCCGCGTCCTTCAAACTCATGGTGGGTCCTAGCACGGGTTTGGGACAGTCTTGAGctataatgaaaaaagaaagaaagagaaaggacgTCAACTTAAGACCAGCCACCAGCTTGTGTATCTAATCGGACATCTGTCACTGTTAGCTTATCCACACTGCCACTCACCTCGAGCCGTAATGGCAAGGCCAAGGCTGCTCAGTAGAAGGAAGGAAGTGACACACATGACGGGATCTTGCGAGCGTGACTGAAGTCAATGAGCCGTTTCTGGTAAAGAAAGACGTAAATGTAAGTACGACAGCTGGAGTATTAACTTACCGACGATTCCGTTCGGGCACGGCTGTCTCCGCGGACCAGAATTAATTACTGAAGCTATGGTTAACGCGTATCGGTAACAGTCGAGTTACACTCGAACATCACTATTAAGTCGGTttaggttaaaaataaaaaacccaatatcagaaataatgacaaatatttAGTCGAAAATGTATGCAGATTGTCCACCGGCTAATCTTTGTAGGTTTACGTAGTTGAGAAAACACCGAGCCGAACGCCATTCAAAATATGTCAATATTAGCTAGCTAATGTCACACTACGTATGTAGCTCGTCTTACTTTGCGACTTCACGACTTATCCGAAGCGACGGGTTCGACCGGCAAATTC includes:
- the LOC120804004 gene encoding complement receptor type 1-like isoform X2 produces the protein MCVTSFLLLSSLGLAITARAQDCPKPVLGPTMSLKDADIVKETFSDGTSLNVVCTVGYQSAGGSATITCSSGNWSRVLLKCERKNCGPLGDVSNGIVDYPEGTQFGDKLVVQCNSGYRLVGKSQIICEDKGWGSRLPTCEVMTCDPPPTIANGDFSPKKEESYDYREAVQYSCEKNYVLNGSKSVTCSEDGTFQPNPPSCIMVECEDPVIEHADWIEGSRKPHKYLSTVTYKCRPGYVMIGARTMTCEINGKWSPELPQCKLIATTPKATTTTTTTTAVPSTKNPKGKPITTTTTTTTTTTTTTTNTATVKPTDSTNNLSTTLGIAIPAIIGIGAILTCFGCYYFGVPAFFRKKQGSQRGYPVNEATKHGEGVPLSVRRWTTKHT